In the genome of Croceimicrobium hydrocarbonivorans, one region contains:
- a CDS encoding DUF6943 family protein: MRSAASKTLMAHCMKSFRIKTHRLESSYQQPHFFILNKGLNSGKPLNNACPNCFVCLTDSQEDREFLFWLCFGLWRSKSFHYLLKGSVIPFVTIDEIRKMIRESSTKASCKAQAFQKAIQALQLLDTNEQKIKVTLKMIDTARQAIFYDLMKEAGAG; encoded by the coding sequence ATGCGAAGCGCAGCGAGCAAAACTTTAATGGCTCACTGTATGAAATCGTTTCGTATCAAAACACACCGACTGGAAAGCAGCTACCAACAGCCGCACTTCTTTATCCTGAATAAAGGATTGAACAGCGGGAAACCGCTCAACAACGCTTGCCCGAATTGCTTTGTTTGCCTCACCGACAGCCAAGAGGACAGGGAATTTCTCTTTTGGCTTTGCTTTGGATTGTGGAGGTCAAAATCCTTTCACTATCTCCTGAAAGGCTCCGTGATTCCATTTGTGACTATTGATGAAATCCGAAAGATGATCCGGGAAAGCTCTACCAAAGCAAGCTGCAAAGCTCAGGCATTTCAAAAGGCAATTCAAGCCCTTCAACTACTCGATACCAACGAGCAAAAAATCAAGGTCACACTAAAGATGATTGATACTGCCAGACAAGCCATATTTTATGACTTGATGAAAGAAGCAGGTGC
- a CDS encoding GDCCVxC domain-containing (seleno)protein, translating into MSEVVLKSTITCPKCGHEKEETMPTDACQYFYECENCKEILKPLQGDCCVYCSYGTVACPPIQEGGNSSCCR; encoded by the coding sequence ATGAGTGAAGTAGTCCTTAAATCAACAATTACTTGTCCTAAATGTGGACATGAGAAAGAAGAAACCATGCCTACAGATGCGTGTCAGTATTTCTATGAGTGCGAAAATTGTAAGGAGATACTTAAACCGTTACAAGGTGATTGTTGCGTTTACTGCTCTTATGGTACAGTGGCTTGCCCACCAATCCAAGAAGGTGGTAACAGTTCATGCTGTAGGTAA
- a CDS encoding ArsR/SmtB family transcription factor has product MTKTCIRVYADEQQIKQCKTAIETVENTINQIARTLNLAGNEVRLKILFLLEKESKMCPCDLSDILGMTVPAISQHLRKLKDAGLVETNKVGQTIFYSISESNNLILNPIFGLLTPEKESAL; this is encoded by the coding sequence ATGACGAAAACTTGTATTAGGGTTTATGCTGATGAACAACAGATCAAACAGTGTAAGACAGCCATTGAAACAGTAGAGAATACAATAAACCAAATAGCAAGAACACTTAATCTTGCTGGTAATGAAGTACGCCTAAAGATTCTGTTTCTATTGGAAAAGGAATCCAAAATGTGTCCATGTGATCTTAGCGATATTCTGGGCATGACAGTTCCTGCTATTTCTCAGCATTTGAGGAAGCTAAAAGATGCAGGTCTGGTTGAAACAAACAAAGTAGGTCAAACAATATTCTACTCTATTTCCGAATCCAACAACCTCATTCTGAATCCAATATTTGGGCTATTAACACCAGAAAAAGAATCAGCATTATGA
- a CDS encoding heme-binding domain-containing protein, translated as MKKRLKLSLWVVFIVLVGIQFVPVQRNEIEPVTNADFIEHYESPVVIGNIIRASCYDCHSNQTKYPWYSNVQPIGFLLQNHISEGKSELNLSEFGLLSNRMKRTKLKSILSQIDNDKMPMPSYLFLHSEAKLDSLKKTLLVNYFDSILVDIDK; from the coding sequence ATGAAAAAACGGCTTAAATTATCTCTATGGGTAGTTTTTATTGTGTTGGTGGGGATTCAATTTGTCCCCGTCCAACGCAATGAAATAGAACCAGTTACCAATGCTGATTTTATTGAGCATTACGAGTCTCCAGTTGTCATTGGAAATATTATCCGAGCATCCTGTTATGATTGTCATAGCAACCAAACCAAATACCCATGGTACAGTAATGTTCAACCTATAGGCTTTCTTTTACAGAATCATATTTCAGAAGGAAAATCTGAATTAAACCTATCAGAATTTGGTCTTCTATCAAATCGTATGAAACGGACAAAACTAAAATCAATTCTAAGTCAAATTGATAACGATAAAATGCCAATGCCATCCTACCTATTTCTTCATTCAGAAGCCAAACTGGATTCGCTAAAAAAAACTCTTTTGGTTAATTACTTTGATTCAATATTAGTTGATATTGATAAGTGA
- a CDS encoding DUF3347 domain-containing protein: MKKSNSILTLALLAGISFSLIACANKKSTDHENGNGVHDHSAMNHKAEDEMSDGSVVETSENKSISQLIDQYLVIKNALVQDDSRAAASAGQKLAETSSSIDLNTFEASKQSEIKEILEVVKEHGEHIAKSEIAHQREHFEGMAKDFMDLLAITGTDRTLYQQYCPMYDKGKGGSWLSDSQEIKNPLFGSKMLTCGSVKETISMK; this comes from the coding sequence ATGAAAAAATCAAATTCAATCTTAACACTCGCTTTATTAGCAGGTATCTCATTTTCATTAATTGCATGTGCCAATAAAAAATCTACCGATCATGAAAATGGAAATGGTGTCCATGATCATAGTGCCATGAATCATAAAGCAGAGGATGAAATGTCAGATGGTTCAGTTGTGGAAACGAGTGAAAATAAGTCCATTTCTCAATTAATCGATCAATACCTGGTAATTAAAAATGCCCTGGTTCAAGACGATTCAAGAGCGGCTGCCAGCGCAGGTCAAAAACTTGCAGAAACGTCTTCAAGTATAGACCTTAACACTTTTGAAGCATCCAAGCAGTCCGAGATTAAGGAAATATTGGAAGTAGTAAAAGAACATGGTGAACACATTGCAAAAAGCGAAATAGCTCATCAACGTGAGCATTTTGAAGGCATGGCAAAAGATTTCATGGACTTGCTTGCAATCACAGGAACGGACAGAACACTTTATCAACAGTATTGCCCGATGTACGACAAGGGAAAAGGGGGTAGTTGGCTGAGTGATTCTCAAGAGATCAAAAACCCATTGTTTGGCAGCAAAATGCTGACTTGTGGTTCGGTGAAAGAAACCATTTCAATGAAATGA
- the merTP gene encoding mercuric transport protein MerTP, whose product MKNKKSSSLVITSVLTAISASLCCITPVLALLAGSSGVAATFSWLEPFRPWLIGITVVVLSFAWYQKLRPKTEEEIACVCDEEKPSFWQSKKFLGIVTVFAVIMLAFPFYSDTFYPETKLSESENVNLESTYEINITGMTCTGCEEHVKLEIGKLPGISGLEVSYENANAVVTFDESKTDIEQVKSAVNKTGYKVESVNKSK is encoded by the coding sequence ATGAAAAACAAGAAATCAAGCTCATTAGTAATTACAAGCGTATTGACGGCTATTAGTGCATCGCTTTGTTGCATTACACCAGTGTTGGCACTACTTGCAGGTTCAAGTGGAGTAGCTGCAACATTTTCTTGGTTAGAACCTTTTCGCCCTTGGTTGATTGGAATAACTGTAGTCGTTTTATCATTTGCATGGTATCAGAAATTGAGGCCAAAAACGGAGGAAGAAATTGCCTGCGTTTGTGATGAAGAAAAGCCCTCTTTTTGGCAGTCAAAGAAATTCCTTGGTATAGTGACGGTATTTGCAGTGATCATGCTTGCATTCCCTTTTTACTCAGATACTTTTTATCCCGAAACCAAACTATCAGAATCAGAAAATGTCAATCTCGAATCAACATACGAAATCAATATTACTGGAATGACTTGTACCGGATGCGAAGAACATGTTAAACTTGAAATTGGTAAACTTCCAGGTATTTCAGGTTTAGAGGTTTCTTATGAAAACGCTAATGCAGTGGTAACGTTTGATGAATCTAAAACAGACATTGAGCAAGTAAAATCAGCAGTTAACAAAACAGGTTACAAAGTAGAATCGGTAAACAAATCAAAATGA